A region from the Actinoplanes sp. OR16 genome encodes:
- a CDS encoding PTS lactose transporter subunit IIB translates to MATINGKDIKKLVVACDAGMGSSVMLASTLRKQLGKSGVTVEHTPVNSIPADADLVVCHSGLAARARSVAPSKPIVPFQIFLGDPAVTKIVKAIQQGSDINV, encoded by the coding sequence ATGGCAACGATCAACGGCAAGGACATCAAGAAGCTGGTCGTCGCGTGTGACGCCGGCATGGGCAGCAGCGTGATGCTGGCGAGCACGCTGCGCAAGCAGCTCGGCAAGAGCGGTGTCACCGTCGAGCACACCCCGGTGAACTCGATCCCCGCCGACGCCGACCTGGTGGTCTGCCACAGTGGACTGGCCGCCCGTGCTCGCTCGGTGGCGCCGAGCAAGCCGATCGTGCCGTTCCAGATCTTCCTCGGCGACCCGGCGGTCACCAAGATCGTCAAGGCCATCCAGCAGGGCTCCGATATCAATGTCTGA